In Duganella zoogloeoides, a single genomic region encodes these proteins:
- a CDS encoding DUF494 family protein translates to MFDILVYLYETYYRPDACPEPEALAKKLSAVGFDDVEISEALVWLNDLTAMAGVEHSLTAASTGMRIYVDEERDVLGTDAIGFIQFLESAKVLTPLQREIVIERALSLEEAPVSLGQLKVIVLMLLWSQGKEPDALMFDDLFGADDDAPPRLLH, encoded by the coding sequence ATGTTCGACATCCTAGTTTATCTCTACGAGACGTATTACCGTCCCGATGCCTGCCCGGAACCGGAGGCATTGGCCAAGAAGCTGTCGGCTGTCGGTTTTGACGACGTCGAGATCTCCGAGGCGCTGGTATGGCTTAACGATCTCACGGCCATGGCCGGCGTCGAGCACTCGCTCACCGCCGCTTCCACCGGCATGCGGATTTACGTCGACGAAGAGCGCGATGTGCTGGGCACCGATGCAATCGGTTTCATCCAGTTCCTCGAATCGGCCAAGGTACTCACGCCGCTGCAGCGCGAAATCGTCATCGAGCGCGCGTTGTCGCTGGAAGAAGCGCCGGTATCGCTGGGCCAGCTGAAGGTGATCGTGCTGATGCTGCTGTGGAGCCAGGGCAAGGAACCGGACGCACTGATGTTCGATGACCTTTTTGGCGCCGACGACGACGCTCCTCCCCGTCTTCTCCACTAG
- a CDS encoding LysM peptidoglycan-binding domain-containing protein, with amino-acid sequence MKNFITVGPCLAAALLFSAVPAMAAPTSCQFRTDAPDRHVVVRGDTLWDIAGKFLQQPWCWPTVWDMNRDEIANPHWIYPDQVIWFDRAAGRLRLGDNTGAQHTPAVPTERRSPAVRSSAIGAAAIPSIPPGAIEPFLSQPLIIENDELARAPRIVATEDGHVFIGEGDKAYVRGDLGGATTFQVYRPGRPLKDPDSGQVIAHEAYYLGTVTVQPAAPGSDVHTARVTSTKEEMGKGDQLKPLAPAPAQNYAPHVPATRIDAKVLAVHGGVTYAGRHQVVSINRGKLDGLDIGSVLRLYHAGRTVRDATAPTGWFGREQQVRLPDEQVGSLFIFRVFGRVSYGLIMQATAPVVVGDAATSPE; translated from the coding sequence ATGAAAAATTTTATCACAGTCGGCCCATGCTTAGCGGCAGCCCTGCTATTTAGCGCGGTCCCGGCCATGGCAGCCCCGACCAGTTGCCAGTTCCGCACCGATGCCCCCGACCGCCACGTGGTCGTGCGCGGCGATACCTTGTGGGATATCGCCGGCAAGTTTCTCCAGCAGCCGTGGTGCTGGCCCACCGTGTGGGACATGAACCGCGACGAGATTGCCAACCCGCACTGGATTTACCCGGACCAGGTGATCTGGTTCGACCGCGCCGCCGGCCGCCTGCGGCTCGGTGACAACACTGGCGCGCAACATACGCCGGCGGTGCCCACCGAACGCCGCTCGCCGGCCGTGCGCAGCAGTGCCATCGGCGCCGCTGCCATCCCCTCGATTCCGCCCGGCGCGATCGAGCCGTTCCTGTCGCAGCCCCTGATCATCGAAAACGACGAACTGGCCCGCGCGCCGCGCATTGTCGCCACCGAAGACGGCCACGTTTTTATTGGCGAAGGCGACAAGGCTTATGTGCGTGGCGATCTCGGCGGCGCCACCACGTTCCAGGTGTATCGCCCGGGCCGGCCATTGAAAGACCCGGACAGCGGCCAGGTGATCGCCCACGAAGCCTATTATTTAGGCACGGTGACGGTGCAGCCGGCCGCGCCCGGCAGCGACGTGCACACGGCGCGCGTGACCAGCACCAAGGAGGAAATGGGCAAGGGCGACCAGTTGAAACCGCTGGCGCCGGCGCCGGCGCAAAACTACGCACCGCACGTACCCGCCACGCGGATCGATGCGAAGGTGCTGGCCGTGCATGGCGGCGTCACGTATGCCGGGCGGCACCAGGTGGTCAGCATTAATCGCGGCAAGCTTGACGGACTCGACATCGGCTCGGTGCTGCGCCTGTACCATGCGGGAAGAACTGTGCGCGACGCGACCGCCCCCACGGGCTGGTTTGGCCGCGAACAGCAGGTCAGGTTGCCCGACGAACAGGTGGGCAGCCTGTTTATCTTCCGCGTGTTCGGCCGCGTGTCTTACGGCCTGATCATGCAGGCGACAGCGCCCGTGGTCGTGGGCGACGCCGCCACCTCGCCGGAGTGA
- the def gene encoding peptide deformylase, which yields MAILNILRYPDPRLHKVAKPVTVFDARLEQLVADMAETMYDAPGVGLAASQVDVHEQVVVIDITEEKNALVAYINPEIVWASDDKQVYDEGCLSVPGIYDGVERPSKVKVRAFDVKGQPFEVEADGLLAVCIQHEMDHLKGKVFVEYLSPLKRNRIKAKLQKEERGMEREAALRAQGRRY from the coding sequence ATGGCCATCCTGAACATTTTGCGTTACCCCGATCCACGCCTGCACAAGGTTGCCAAGCCGGTCACGGTTTTCGATGCGCGCCTCGAGCAACTGGTGGCCGACATGGCCGAGACCATGTACGACGCCCCCGGCGTCGGCCTGGCCGCGTCCCAGGTGGACGTGCACGAGCAGGTGGTCGTGATCGACATCACCGAAGAGAAAAACGCACTGGTCGCTTACATCAACCCGGAAATCGTGTGGGCCAGCGACGACAAGCAGGTGTATGACGAAGGCTGCCTGTCGGTGCCCGGCATCTACGACGGCGTCGAGCGTCCATCGAAGGTCAAGGTACGCGCCTTTGACGTCAAGGGCCAGCCGTTCGAAGTGGAAGCCGACGGCCTGCTGGCCGTGTGCATCCAGCACGAAATGGACCATTTGAAGGGCAAGGTCTTTGTCGAATACCTGTCGCCGCTCAAGCGCAACCGCATCAAGGCCAAGCTGCAAAAGGAAGAACGCGGCATGGAACGCGAAGCGGCGCTGCGCGCCCAGGGTCGCCGCTACTAA
- a CDS encoding DUF2145 domain-containing protein: MASWPRVRSRCNALQRFATLALVWLAWLAAAGSAHAGSSSGTSRFCDRSQELTAVEQSRLLRFAGVLREELARTDGESVALVSRSGLDLSRFGIRYSHAALAWRSDAGVWAARQLYYACDERRPRIFDQGLAGFVIGTDDPRLGYISIVRMPPEAVLALRPALLDGPRVGHLLAAQYSANAYAFSTRYQNCNQWVVEMLATGWGDLADDDQLRERAQDWLRTARYTPAPVPVDSWWLMQAGRFVPLLHLDDHPDHDRAARQLVVSLPAAVERFIRGRFPASERVELCHDDKQVVVRHGWTPIADGCIPDPEQGDRVISLTD; encoded by the coding sequence ATGGCGAGCTGGCCTCGCGTCCGGTCACGCTGTAACGCCTTGCAGCGTTTTGCCACGCTGGCGCTGGTCTGGCTGGCCTGGCTGGCGGCTGCGGGCAGCGCCCACGCCGGCAGCAGTTCGGGCACCTCGCGCTTCTGCGACCGCTCGCAGGAGCTGACGGCCGTCGAACAAAGCCGCCTGCTGCGCTTTGCCGGCGTGCTGCGCGAAGAGTTGGCCCGAACCGACGGCGAGAGCGTGGCGCTGGTCAGCCGCTCCGGCCTCGACCTCTCGCGCTTTGGCATCCGCTATTCGCATGCGGCGCTGGCCTGGCGTTCCGACGCCGGCGTCTGGGCCGCGCGCCAGCTCTATTACGCCTGCGACGAACGCCGTCCGCGCATCTTCGACCAGGGCCTGGCCGGTTTTGTCATCGGTACCGACGACCCCAGGCTCGGTTACATCAGCATCGTGCGCATGCCGCCCGAGGCGGTGCTGGCGCTGCGCCCGGCCTTGCTCGACGGCCCGCGCGTGGGCCATTTGCTGGCCGCGCAATACAGCGCCAACGCCTATGCCTTCAGCACGCGCTACCAGAACTGCAACCAGTGGGTGGTGGAGATGCTGGCCACCGGCTGGGGCGACCTGGCCGACGATGACCAGTTAAGGGAACGGGCCCAGGACTGGCTGCGCACAGCGCGGTACACGCCGGCGCCGGTGCCGGTCGATTCGTGGTGGCTGATGCAGGCCGGCCGTTTCGTGCCGCTGCTGCACCTGGACGACCATCCCGACCACGACCGCGCGGCGCGGCAACTGGTGGTCAGCCTGCCGGCGGCGGTCGAGCGGTTTATCCGTGGCCGTTTTCCCGCCAGCGAACGGGTGGAACTGTGCCACGACGACAAGCAGGTGGTGGTGCGCCACGGCTGGACGCCGATCGCCGACGGCTGTATTCCCGATCCCGAACAGGGCGACCGGGTGATATCGCTAACCGATTAA
- the fmt gene encoding methionyl-tRNA formyltransferase: MKIVFAGTPEFAAVALQALHEAGFEIALVLTQPDRPAGRGMQLQPSAVKQYAVAHGMEVLQPLSLRTDSRDPVRAEQALAAHERLLNTPYEVMVVAAYGLILPVSTLDIKPCLNIHGSLLPRWRGAAPIHRAIEAGDLETGITIMEMEEGLDTGPMLLTEKIAIGPHDTTGMVHDKLAALGGKMIVEALNQMKHGQLEAVVQPEAGVNYAAKISKEEAALDFSQPAIELDRKIRAFNPFPGAHGSVGGVVVKLWGAEVTEGAGHPGQVLAADAHGIVVACGSGALRLTMLQKPGGKRLPAAEFIKGFALEGQTFA, translated from the coding sequence ATGAAGATCGTCTTTGCCGGCACCCCGGAGTTTGCCGCCGTCGCCCTGCAAGCCCTGCACGAAGCAGGCTTCGAGATCGCGCTGGTGCTCACCCAGCCCGACCGCCCCGCCGGTCGCGGCATGCAGCTGCAGCCGTCCGCCGTCAAGCAGTACGCGGTGGCGCACGGCATGGAAGTGCTGCAGCCGCTGTCGCTGCGCACCGACAGCCGCGACCCCGTGCGCGCCGAGCAGGCCCTGGCTGCGCACGAGCGCCTCTTGAATACGCCGTACGAGGTGATGGTGGTGGCCGCCTATGGCCTGATCCTGCCGGTCAGTACGCTCGACATCAAGCCCTGCCTGAATATCCACGGCTCGCTGCTGCCGCGCTGGCGCGGCGCCGCGCCGATCCACCGCGCCATCGAAGCCGGCGATCTTGAAACCGGCATCACCATCATGGAAATGGAAGAAGGGCTCGACACCGGCCCGATGCTGCTGACGGAAAAAATCGCCATCGGTCCGCACGACACCACCGGCATGGTGCACGACAAGCTGGCGGCCCTGGGCGGCAAGATGATCGTCGAGGCGCTCAACCAAATGAAGCACGGCCAGCTGGAAGCCGTGGTGCAACCGGAAGCAGGCGTCAACTACGCGGCCAAGATCAGCAAGGAAGAAGCGGCGCTCGATTTCAGCCAGCCGGCCATCGAACTCGATCGCAAGATCCGCGCCTTCAATCCGTTCCCCGGCGCGCATGGTTCCGTGGGCGGCGTGGTCGTCAAGCTGTGGGGCGCCGAGGTCACCGAAGGCGCCGGCCATCCGGGCCAGGTGCTGGCGGCCGACGCCCATGGCATCGTGGTCGCTTGCGGCAGCGGTGCGCTGCGCCTGACCATGCTGCAAAAGCCGGGCGGCAAGCGCCTGCCGGCGGCGGAATTCATCAAGGGCTTCGCGCTCGAAGGACAGACCTTCGCTTGA
- a CDS encoding NAD(P)H-dependent oxidoreductase: MSDLIDKLNWRYATKKYNPAKALEQDKLDRILEAIRLAPTSSGLQPFEVLVVKNPDLRAKIRAVAWNQSGVSEASHLLVFAAWDNITDERIDMMFDMTNEQRGFINEGWEAYRKQLKAIVAGRTDAQNAEAAARQVYIALGVAMVAAAFDGVDSTPMEGFDPKAVDEILNLGERKLKSVVILPLGYREAEGDWLAGLKKVRRPLAQVVSEV, from the coding sequence ATGTCCGACCTGATCGACAAACTGAACTGGCGCTACGCCACCAAGAAATACAATCCCGCCAAAGCCCTGGAGCAGGACAAGCTCGACCGCATCCTGGAAGCGATCCGCCTGGCGCCCACCTCCTCCGGCTTGCAGCCATTCGAAGTGCTGGTCGTGAAAAACCCCGACCTGCGCGCCAAGATCCGCGCCGTGGCGTGGAACCAGTCCGGCGTGAGCGAAGCGTCGCACCTGCTGGTGTTCGCGGCCTGGGACAACATCACCGACGAACGCATCGACATGATGTTCGACATGACCAACGAGCAGCGCGGCTTCATCAACGAAGGCTGGGAAGCGTATCGCAAGCAACTGAAAGCCATTGTTGCGGGCCGTACCGACGCGCAGAATGCCGAAGCCGCCGCGCGCCAGGTCTATATCGCGCTGGGCGTGGCGATGGTTGCTGCCGCCTTCGACGGCGTGGACAGCACCCCGATGGAAGGCTTCGACCCGAAAGCCGTGGACGAGATCCTGAACCTGGGCGAGCGCAAGCTGAAAAGCGTGGTGATCCTGCCGCTCGGCTACCGCGAAGCCGAAGGCGACTGGCTGGCCGGCCTGAAAAAAGTGCGCCGTCCGCTGGCGCAGGTCGTCTCCGAAGTGTAA
- the dprA gene encoding DNA-processing protein DprA — protein sequence MQATESSLLPTASALAAWLRLEQTGGVGLMTAHALLERFGTPEAIFQAGYDALRAVVKPVRARALLAPPSANLDPQVDAVQAWRAQPGNLLLTYDHPEYPALLRQIAAAPLMLYVKGNPALLHRLSVAMVGSRNASLMGMQNAERMARALSEASVTIVSGLALGIDAAAHAGGLAGAGGTVAVIGTGADRIYPASNEALARRIAEQGCIVSEYALGTPPLRDNFPRRNRVISGLARAVLVVEAAARSGSLITARLAVAQDRDVYAMPGSVHATLSKGCHRLIRDGAKLVETAADVLSELNMGVDAMATGSHFDDSFVDRVLIAMGDEPIRAEALAVHLQQSAAELQGQLLALELAGLLERLPGGWFQRLRS from the coding sequence GTGCAAGCCACGGAATCTTCTCTACTCCCCACGGCGTCCGCGCTGGCGGCCTGGCTGCGCCTGGAGCAAACCGGCGGCGTGGGCCTGATGACGGCGCACGCGCTGCTCGAACGCTTCGGCACGCCGGAAGCGATCTTCCAGGCCGGGTACGATGCGCTGCGCGCCGTCGTCAAGCCCGTCAGGGCCCGCGCCCTGCTGGCACCGCCGTCCGCCAATCTCGATCCGCAAGTGGACGCGGTGCAAGCCTGGCGCGCCCAGCCGGGTAACCTGCTGCTTACCTACGATCATCCCGAATATCCGGCGCTGCTGCGGCAGATTGCCGCCGCGCCGCTCATGCTGTACGTCAAGGGCAACCCCGCGCTGCTGCACCGCCTGTCGGTGGCCATGGTGGGCTCGCGCAATGCCAGCCTGATGGGCATGCAGAACGCCGAGCGCATGGCGCGCGCGCTGTCGGAGGCGAGCGTGACCATCGTCTCCGGGCTGGCGCTGGGCATCGACGCTGCCGCCCACGCGGGCGGACTGGCGGGCGCGGGCGGTACCGTGGCCGTGATTGGCACCGGCGCCGACCGTATCTATCCGGCCAGCAACGAGGCGCTGGCGCGCCGCATCGCCGAGCAGGGCTGCATCGTCAGCGAATATGCGCTGGGCACACCACCCCTGCGCGACAACTTCCCAAGGCGTAATCGCGTGATCAGCGGCCTGGCGCGCGCGGTGCTGGTGGTGGAGGCGGCCGCCAGGTCCGGTTCGCTGATCACGGCGCGGCTGGCCGTCGCCCAGGACCGCGACGTGTATGCCATGCCGGGCTCGGTCCACGCAACCTTGTCGAAAGGCTGCCACCGCCTGATCCGCGATGGCGCCAAGCTGGTGGAGACGGCGGCCGACGTGTTGTCGGAATTGAATATGGGGGTTGATGCGATGGCAACAGGGTCGCATTTTGACGACAGTTTTGTCGATCGCGTGCTGATCGCCATGGGCGACGAACCGATCCGCGCCGAGGCCCTGGCTGTGCACTTGCAGCAATCCGCTGCCGAACTGCAAGGGCAGCTGCTGGCGCTGGAGCTCGCCGGCTTGCTGGAAAGGTTGCCGGGCGGCTGGTTTCAGCGCCTGCGTTCGTAA
- a CDS encoding DNA topoisomerase III — MSKTLIIAEKPSVANDIAKTLGGFTKHDEYFESDEYVLSSAVGHLLEIAVPEEYDVKRGKWSFAHLPMIPPYFALNPIAKTESRLKVLNKLIKRKDVSALINACDAGREGELIFRLIAQNAKAKQPVKRLWLQSMTPGAIRDGFTQLRSDEEMMPLADAARCRSEADWLIGINGTRAMTAFNSKEGGFYLTTVGRVQTPTLSIVVEREEKIKKFVPRDYWEVRAEFVCAAGVYEGRWLDTKFKKDDNDPEKRAERLWSKAAADSIALACRGKQGVVTEEAKPTTSMAPALFDLTSLQREANSRFGFSAKNTLGLAQALYEKHKVLTYPRTDSRHLPEDYMDTVKQALETVKENSNYHQFAKQILDKGWVKPNKRIFDNTKISDHFAIIPTTIAPKNLSEPEQKLYDLVTRRFMAVFFPAAEFQVTTRYTEVSGHQFKTEGKVMTNPGWLAVYGKETSDDEKGDKANGNKNIVPVAKGEKVLTDKVDANGLVTKPPARYTEATLLSAMEGAGKLVEDDELRDAMAGKGLGTPATRAATIEGLISEKYLLREGRELMPTAKAFQLMTLLRGLGVNELTAPELTGEWEYKLSQMEKGKISRDEFMREIAQMTQVIVKRAKEYDNDTIPGEYATLVTPCPNCSSVVKENYRRFACTKCDFSMSKTPGSRQFEIPEVEQLLRDRTIGPLQGFRSKMGRPFAAILRIVRDEDIKNFKLEFDFGQNDDSEDAEPVDFTGQTALGPCPKCSGGVYEMGLAYVCEQTVAKPKGCDFRSGRIILQQEILPEQMAKLLNDGKTDLLPGFVSQRTRRPFKAFLVKGKDGKISFEFEERKAKAPAKGKAAAKAEPEAEGGAEEAAVAKKAPAKKAPAKKAAATKATAVKKPAVKKAPAKKAAATAE, encoded by the coding sequence ATGAGCAAAACCCTCATCATCGCCGAGAAGCCATCTGTCGCGAACGACATCGCGAAGACGCTTGGCGGCTTTACCAAGCACGATGAGTACTTTGAATCCGACGAGTACGTGCTGTCCTCCGCCGTCGGTCACCTGCTGGAAATTGCCGTGCCGGAAGAGTACGACGTCAAGCGCGGCAAATGGAGCTTTGCCCACCTGCCGATGATCCCGCCGTACTTCGCGCTCAATCCGATCGCCAAGACCGAATCGCGCCTCAAGGTACTGAACAAGCTGATCAAGCGTAAAGACGTGTCCGCCCTGATCAACGCCTGCGATGCCGGGCGCGAAGGGGAACTGATTTTCCGCCTGATCGCGCAAAACGCCAAGGCCAAGCAGCCTGTGAAACGCCTGTGGCTGCAATCGATGACGCCGGGCGCGATCCGCGACGGCTTTACCCAGTTGCGCAGCGACGAAGAAATGATGCCGCTGGCCGATGCCGCCCGTTGCCGCTCGGAAGCCGACTGGCTGATCGGCATCAACGGCACCCGCGCCATGACCGCGTTCAACTCGAAAGAGGGCGGTTTTTATCTGACCACCGTGGGCCGCGTGCAAACGCCGACCCTGTCGATCGTGGTCGAGCGTGAAGAGAAGATCAAGAAGTTCGTGCCGCGCGATTACTGGGAAGTGCGCGCCGAGTTCGTGTGCGCCGCCGGCGTGTACGAAGGCCGCTGGCTCGATACCAAGTTCAAGAAGGACGACAACGATCCGGAAAAACGCGCCGAGCGCCTGTGGAGCAAGGCTGCCGCCGACAGCATCGCGCTGGCTTGCCGTGGCAAGCAGGGCGTGGTCACCGAAGAAGCCAAGCCCACCACGTCGATGGCGCCGGCATTGTTCGACCTGACCAGCCTGCAGCGCGAAGCGAACTCGCGTTTCGGCTTCTCGGCCAAGAACACCCTGGGCCTGGCCCAGGCGCTGTACGAAAAGCACAAGGTGCTGACTTACCCGCGTACCGACTCGCGCCACCTGCCCGAAGACTACATGGACACGGTCAAGCAGGCGCTGGAAACGGTGAAGGAGAATTCGAACTACCACCAGTTCGCCAAGCAGATCCTCGACAAGGGCTGGGTCAAGCCGAACAAGCGGATTTTCGACAATACCAAGATCTCCGATCACTTCGCGATCATCCCGACCACGATCGCGCCGAAAAACCTGTCCGAGCCGGAACAGAAGCTCTACGACCTGGTCACGCGCCGCTTCATGGCCGTGTTCTTCCCGGCTGCCGAGTTCCAGGTCACCACCCGTTACACCGAAGTGTCGGGCCACCAGTTCAAGACCGAAGGCAAGGTCATGACCAACCCCGGTTGGCTGGCGGTGTACGGCAAGGAAACCTCGGACGACGAAAAAGGTGACAAAGCCAACGGCAACAAGAACATCGTGCCGGTCGCCAAGGGCGAAAAAGTGTTGACCGACAAGGTCGATGCCAACGGCCTGGTCACCAAGCCGCCCGCGCGCTACACCGAGGCGACCTTGCTGTCGGCCATGGAAGGCGCGGGCAAGCTGGTGGAGGACGACGAGTTGCGCGATGCGATGGCCGGCAAGGGTCTTGGTACGCCAGCGACGCGCGCGGCCACCATCGAGGGCTTGATCAGCGAGAAATACCTGCTGCGTGAAGGCCGCGAGCTGATGCCGACCGCCAAGGCGTTCCAGCTGATGACCTTGCTGCGTGGACTCGGCGTGAACGAGCTGACCGCGCCGGAACTGACGGGCGAGTGGGAATACAAGCTGTCGCAAATGGAAAAGGGCAAGATTTCGCGCGATGAATTCATGCGTGAAATCGCCCAGATGACGCAGGTCATCGTCAAGCGCGCCAAGGAATACGACAACGACACCATCCCCGGCGAGTACGCCACGCTGGTCACGCCTTGCCCGAACTGCAGCAGCGTGGTCAAGGAAAACTACCGCCGCTTTGCCTGCACCAAGTGCGATTTCTCGATGAGCAAGACGCCGGGCAGTCGCCAGTTCGAGATCCCGGAAGTGGAACAACTGCTGCGCGACCGCACCATCGGCCCGCTGCAAGGCTTCCGCTCGAAAATGGGCCGGCCGTTTGCCGCCATCCTGCGCATCGTCCGCGACGAAGACATCAAGAATTTCAAGCTCGAGTTCGATTTCGGCCAGAACGACGATTCGGAAGATGCGGAACCGGTCGATTTCACCGGCCAGACCGCGCTCGGACCTTGCCCCAAGTGCAGTGGCGGCGTGTACGAAATGGGCCTGGCCTATGTTTGCGAACAAACCGTGGCGAAACCGAAAGGTTGCGATTTCCGCAGCGGCCGCATCATCCTGCAACAGGAAATCCTGCCCGAGCAAATGGCCAAGCTGCTCAACGACGGCAAGACCGATTTACTGCCGGGCTTTGTCTCGCAGCGCACGCGTCGGCCGTTCAAGGCCTTCCTGGTAAAAGGCAAGGACGGCAAGATCAGCTTCGAGTTCGAAGAGCGCAAAGCCAAGGCCCCGGCCAAGGGCAAGGCCGCAGCGAAAGCTGAGCCGGAAGCCGAAGGCGGCGCCGAAGAAGCGGCAGTCGCCAAGAAAGCCCCGGCCAAGAAGGCTCCTGCCAAAAAGGCTGCGGCTACCAAGGCGACCGCTGTCAAGAAGCCTGCTGTCAAAAAGGCACCTGCCAAGAAAGCGGCCGCCACGGCGGAGTAA